A window of Acidobacteriota bacterium genomic DNA:
TTCGGCGGGGAAGCCCGCGTAGAACGCGGCGACGGGTGTCAACGCCATCACCGGCCCGCGCTCGGCGCCTCCTTTCTTCAGAAGCGTGCCGGCGATCTCGTGCTCGGCCCAGATCGACGAGAAGAGTCTCACGGGAGGCGGCACGTGAACGAGGCAGGCCGAGGCGACGAGGATCAGCAGCCCCCAGGCGATGGCCCGATCGCGAAGCCGTGCGCGCGCGGGCGAGCCGGCCTGGATCGACTCGCGCAGCCACAGCTCGACGCGCTCCCACCCCGTGGCCATCCAGGGAAGCATGAAGACGATCGAAGGGTAGAGAAACCGCGCCTCGACGTACGACAGGACCCATGAGCAGCCGGAGAGGGCGAACCAGAGGATCGTTCCCTGGCTGAACCTCTCGGTCCCGGAGCGCCACGGCCGTGACGTGACCCCGAGAGCGAGGAAGCCGAGGAGGAGCGTCGGCAGCACGAGGCCGTACTTGATGGTGTCGAGGTAGAGCTGCCGGGCGTTCCGGAAGACGATCCACGCGAGGTACGACGCGTCGTCCTGGGACGACGCCCCCGGGGAGATCTCCCGCCTCTCCCCCTCCCCGTGGATCAGCCCGAGATCGCGGAAGAGCGGCGAGGCGAGGAAGTCGGTGCCCGACTCGTTGAGGCCGAACTTCACCCGCTCGTAGAAGAGCCGGGTGCCGTAGCGCTCCGGCCAGTGCTCGGCGAGACCCTGCCTCATGATCGACTGATGGGCCTGCGTGAGCGCCACCTTCGGGGAGAGCATCCAGTGCCCCGTGGCGCCGTGCAGCCATATCCAGTAGGGCGCTGCGACGGTGAGGCAGATCGCCGC
This region includes:
- a CDS encoding glycosyltransferase family 39 protein: MGIVALALAARLVAAWASGVGAPQEIRYITIASGIRAGLGFVGLDGRFPDLIQPPVYPLLLAATQFLTSHSLGAARALSALMGALLVLPVAAITRRLFDRRTMRRTAWLVAVYPLLVHISSLCMTEPAFTLFVALAVLGVVKATHGDREVPNLCMSGAFLGVAFLTRPEGFPDTLATSALVLYWAWRLKRRSLARALALAAIPAAICLTVAAPYWIWLHGATGHWMLSPKVALTQAHQSIMRQGLAEHWPERYGTRLFYERVKFGLNESGTDFLASPLFRDLGLIHGEGERREISPGASSQDDASYLAWIVFRNARQLYLDTIKYGLVLPTLLLGFLALGVTSRPWRSGTERFSQGTILWFALSGCSWVLSYVEARFLYPSIVFMLPWMATGWERVELWLRESIQAGSPARARLRDRAIAWGLLILVASACLVHVPPPVRLFSSIWAEHEIAGTLLKKGGAERGPVMALTPVAAFYAGFPAEVLPYADLDRVIAYARLKGVKYLVADMAEFPNDRPQLMSLLDPAHAPPDLTMLHDINRDPSRRLIVYRLNPPAPPGT